From the Microbacterium sp. W4I4 genome, one window contains:
- a CDS encoding glycosyltransferase, with protein MPARVHALIVARSGESGSAPLSRTLEALGAQSPPPAAVTVIVQGDGERVRRMPGIGHLVEGIIEARTGTSFAEAIALAQPRVAAGSTVWLLADDTAPEPNTLQLLAGALERSPSAAIAAPKLVRNDDAREIVSLGVSMTRWGRSIELAADELDQGQHDDAEDALGADVRGMLIRGEAPRVLRPDIALSSADVGLDLGIRARLGGARMVLVPKARVAVLPTGPATLPRSPVARAWATRRAQLHRRLTYAPAAAVPLHWLSLLPLALWRSITHLIAKRPAEVAPEWGAALASMLSLGALARSRGAIRAFRSASWSDITPLRVTRTQLKQRLDDGHGSERGAVSELNFFSGGGAWAVLAALVVSIAVFGKMLAWPALGGGALLPLRQTVTALWGDTTWGLRDVGLDVIGPADPFAGVVAVLGTLWPAAPSFALVLLWLGALPLAVLGGWFAATRVTDRAGLRILGGVLWALAPTFLTALVQGRPAAVLLHLLLPWVVHTAVVAHRSWGAAGAASVLTAAALACAPTLAPAFVLLWVLSLVLMTATGRLRGASRLLWLLIPSVVMFAPLVIRRMRTGEPWALLADPGSVVPLEQVAADAVGRADIAMGFPAPGRAGWDWFAGAPVADWVPLLLAPVVLLALLSALSPRWRAGFALLLTAAAGLATALFAVGVVVSFADGVGIAVWPGTGLSLAWIGIVGAALVTLDTVVAHAPLRASAALVAGLTVAAVGFPALLAVHTGHAQLQNGPTSTLPALVAAQAGGDADRGTLVLTPLNDGSLSAEAVWGASATLGAQSTLLSTATRAQGDDISSTAVDLLSGRDFDAAAALGDESISFVLVARTAHEKDRARTMREEATTAIDQRAGFVKAGETARGMLWRVDTDIASRDRVPEADQAIGRVITLAQLIILLAALLLAIPTRASRRAARARFRIVGRASDDPRPTPRKTVTASRPEQAANPAVADTPSTEEANAPSAGESTGETDAEPEEAR; from the coding sequence ATGCCAGCACGCGTTCACGCCCTCATCGTCGCGCGCTCCGGTGAATCCGGAAGCGCCCCGCTCAGCCGAACCCTCGAGGCGCTGGGCGCGCAGAGTCCGCCACCGGCTGCGGTGACCGTCATCGTGCAGGGCGACGGCGAACGGGTGAGACGGATGCCGGGCATCGGGCATCTGGTCGAGGGGATCATCGAGGCGCGCACCGGCACGAGCTTCGCGGAGGCGATCGCGCTCGCGCAGCCGCGGGTGGCCGCGGGCAGCACGGTGTGGCTCCTGGCGGACGACACCGCCCCTGAACCGAACACGCTGCAGTTGCTGGCCGGGGCACTGGAGCGCTCGCCGTCGGCCGCGATCGCCGCGCCCAAGCTGGTGCGCAACGACGACGCCCGCGAGATCGTCTCCCTCGGCGTCAGCATGACCCGCTGGGGCCGCTCGATCGAGCTGGCCGCGGACGAATTGGATCAGGGCCAGCACGACGACGCCGAGGACGCCCTCGGAGCGGACGTGCGCGGCATGCTCATCCGCGGCGAGGCGCCCCGGGTGCTGCGCCCGGACATCGCGTTGTCAAGCGCCGATGTGGGACTCGACCTCGGGATCAGGGCCAGGCTCGGGGGAGCCCGGATGGTGCTCGTGCCGAAGGCGCGCGTCGCCGTGCTGCCCACCGGGCCTGCCACCCTGCCGCGCAGCCCCGTCGCACGAGCCTGGGCCACGCGTCGTGCACAGCTGCACCGCCGACTGACATACGCTCCCGCGGCGGCCGTGCCGCTGCACTGGCTGTCGCTCCTGCCGCTCGCGCTGTGGCGCTCCATCACCCATCTCATCGCCAAGCGCCCCGCGGAGGTGGCGCCCGAATGGGGCGCGGCGCTCGCGAGCATGCTCAGCCTGGGTGCACTGGCGCGATCGCGCGGGGCCATCCGCGCTTTCCGCTCCGCCTCCTGGTCCGACATCACCCCGCTGCGCGTGACGCGCACGCAGCTGAAGCAGCGGCTCGATGACGGCCACGGCAGCGAGCGCGGCGCCGTGAGCGAATTGAACTTCTTCAGCGGCGGGGGAGCATGGGCGGTCCTCGCTGCGCTGGTCGTCAGCATCGCCGTGTTCGGCAAGATGCTGGCCTGGCCCGCCCTCGGCGGCGGCGCGCTGCTCCCGCTTCGGCAGACGGTCACCGCGCTCTGGGGCGACACCACCTGGGGACTGCGCGATGTCGGCCTCGACGTCATCGGACCGGCCGACCCGTTCGCGGGCGTCGTCGCCGTACTCGGCACGCTGTGGCCCGCCGCACCTTCGTTCGCGCTGGTGCTGCTCTGGCTGGGCGCACTTCCGCTCGCCGTCCTGGGCGGATGGTTCGCGGCGACCCGCGTGACCGACCGCGCGGGCCTGCGCATCCTGGGCGGCGTGCTCTGGGCGCTCGCGCCGACCTTCCTCACCGCTCTCGTGCAGGGGCGGCCCGCCGCTGTGCTGCTGCACCTGCTGCTGCCCTGGGTGGTGCACACCGCGGTCGTCGCGCATCGATCCTGGGGAGCTGCGGGAGCAGCATCCGTCCTGACCGCCGCCGCCCTGGCCTGCGCTCCGACGCTCGCACCGGCCTTCGTGCTGCTGTGGGTGCTCTCGCTCGTCCTCATGACCGCCACCGGACGCCTGCGCGGCGCGAGCCGGCTGCTCTGGCTGCTGATCCCCAGCGTGGTCATGTTCGCGCCGCTGGTGATCAGGCGCATGCGCACCGGGGAGCCGTGGGCGCTGCTCGCGGACCCTGGTTCCGTCGTCCCGCTCGAGCAGGTCGCTGCGGATGCCGTGGGACGCGCGGACATCGCGATGGGCTTCCCCGCCCCCGGACGCGCCGGCTGGGACTGGTTCGCGGGCGCCCCCGTGGCCGACTGGGTGCCGTTGCTGCTGGCGCCGGTCGTGCTGCTGGCGCTGCTGTCGGCACTGTCGCCGCGCTGGCGGGCCGGATTCGCGCTGCTGCTGACGGCCGCCGCAGGACTTGCCACCGCCCTGTTCGCGGTCGGGGTCGTGGTGTCGTTCGCGGACGGCGTCGGCATCGCCGTGTGGCCGGGAACGGGGCTCAGCCTCGCCTGGATCGGCATCGTCGGCGCCGCCCTCGTCACACTCGACACGGTTGTCGCGCACGCCCCCCTGCGGGCGAGTGCGGCCCTGGTGGCGGGGTTGACGGTCGCGGCAGTCGGCTTCCCCGCGCTCCTGGCTGTCCACACCGGTCACGCGCAGCTGCAGAACGGACCGACGAGCACTCTTCCCGCGCTCGTCGCCGCACAGGCCGGCGGTGATGCCGATCGGGGGACCCTCGTGCTGACGCCTCTCAACGACGGCTCGCTGTCCGCCGAAGCGGTGTGGGGCGCGAGCGCGACGCTCGGAGCCCAGAGCACACTGCTCAGCACCGCTACGCGGGCTCAGGGGGATGACATCTCCTCGACGGCAGTGGATCTGCTGTCGGGCCGTGACTTCGACGCCGCCGCGGCACTCGGCGACGAATCGATCAGCTTCGTGCTGGTGGCGCGGACCGCGCACGAGAAGGACCGCGCGCGAACCATGCGCGAGGAGGCGACCACGGCGATCGATCAGCGGGCGGGATTCGTCAAGGCGGGGGAGACCGCCCGGGGCATGCTGTGGCGCGTCGACACCGACATCGCGTCCCGCGACCGGGTCCCCGAAGCCGATCAGGCGATCGGTCGCGTGATCACACTGGCGCAGTTGATCATCCTGCTCGCCGCGCTCCTCCTCGCGATCCCGACCCGGGCGTCGCGTCGGGCGGCACGTGCACGCTTCCGCATCGTCGGCCGGGCCTCGGACGACCCGAGGCCCACGCCGCGGAAGACCGTCACGGCATCCCGTCCGGAGCAGGCAGCGAACCCCGCCGTCGCGGACACGCCGTCCACGGAGGAAGCGAACGCTCCTTCGGCGGGCGAGAGCACGGGCGAGACGGATGCAGAGCCGGAGGAGGCGCGATGA
- a CDS encoding glycosyltransferase, with the protein MTHVLQNVVFPLERDPDLLPLYADPETWSVIDEQPVRVSNRAHLGNILDRHRARIAPGRRVSFGAYFNAFPASYWQHWTDVRAIDLAVRTEGTATVLVYRSNGGGVKQRIATREVSGESEISFALALDQYNDGGWIWFDIVADERAVTFLGAEWTTDQAPVRSGKASLGITTYNKPDYCVDTLQALANAPEALELVDKIFIVDQGTQLVSEQDGYEEVSTALGEMLQVIRQPNLGGSGGFARAMVETLSSPESDFVQLLDDDIRLEPESLRRSITFGRYATTPTLVGAHMFDLLDRTKLHAWAEVVDEEPFMWRNLFQEHMPHDFSVINLRQDPTLHIRMDADYNGWWMCLIPVEVIREVGLSLPAFIKWDDAEFCLRAGRAGFPTVSLPGAALWHVSWVGKDDAIDWQAYFHARNRIVAALLHSDARHGGTLIRHSRRVDLKHLMMMQYYPAALRIQALKDVLSGPQHMSSNIGTAMPRARAMASGFPETVIHKDTGAPVRSWRGRQVFKRLKAHTYDSPTGLALRWFTASTLFNHWFHSPLPANVERPEVEFGKGDANWWRVPLYDSALVSAADGSGKNVFVRDRVKFRSLLTQSVRLHARLRRNWRSLQAQYRAALPEMVSEENWRQIIQGDK; encoded by the coding sequence GTGACCCACGTGCTACAGAACGTCGTCTTCCCGCTCGAGAGAGACCCAGACCTGCTTCCGCTGTACGCCGACCCTGAAACGTGGTCGGTTATCGATGAGCAGCCCGTTCGCGTTTCAAATCGTGCTCATCTGGGGAACATTCTCGACCGGCATCGCGCGCGCATAGCCCCTGGCCGCAGGGTGTCGTTCGGCGCCTATTTCAATGCGTTTCCCGCCTCGTACTGGCAGCACTGGACAGACGTCCGAGCCATCGATCTCGCAGTGCGGACCGAGGGGACGGCTACTGTCCTCGTATACCGTTCCAACGGTGGCGGCGTCAAACAGCGGATCGCGACACGCGAGGTGAGTGGCGAGTCTGAGATATCCTTCGCCTTGGCACTGGACCAATACAACGATGGTGGTTGGATTTGGTTTGACATCGTGGCCGACGAACGGGCCGTGACGTTCCTTGGGGCGGAATGGACCACTGATCAGGCCCCCGTCCGTTCGGGCAAGGCGTCGCTTGGCATAACCACATACAACAAACCTGACTACTGCGTCGATACGCTTCAGGCGCTCGCGAATGCTCCCGAAGCGCTTGAGTTGGTCGATAAGATCTTTATTGTCGACCAAGGAACACAGCTCGTTTCTGAGCAAGACGGCTATGAAGAGGTCTCGACCGCGCTTGGAGAAATGCTCCAGGTGATTCGTCAGCCAAACCTCGGTGGCTCTGGCGGATTCGCCAGAGCCATGGTGGAGACACTCTCGAGCCCGGAGAGTGATTTCGTTCAACTGCTGGATGACGACATTCGGCTGGAGCCCGAATCGCTGCGGCGCTCGATCACGTTCGGAAGATATGCGACCACGCCCACGCTGGTGGGCGCCCATATGTTTGACCTGCTCGACCGGACCAAGCTCCATGCCTGGGCTGAAGTCGTCGACGAGGAACCATTCATGTGGCGAAACCTCTTCCAGGAGCACATGCCACATGACTTCTCGGTAATAAATCTGCGGCAGGACCCGACTTTGCACATCCGCATGGACGCAGACTATAACGGCTGGTGGATGTGTCTAATACCCGTCGAAGTTATACGCGAGGTCGGTCTTTCATTGCCTGCGTTCATTAAATGGGACGATGCAGAATTCTGCTTGCGCGCCGGGCGAGCCGGGTTCCCTACCGTCTCGCTACCAGGTGCGGCACTTTGGCACGTGTCCTGGGTAGGCAAAGATGATGCAATCGATTGGCAGGCCTATTTCCACGCTCGAAACCGAATAGTCGCTGCATTGCTTCACTCCGACGCTAGGCATGGCGGGACGCTCATTAGACACAGTCGGCGTGTAGATCTGAAACATCTCATGATGATGCAGTATTACCCTGCTGCATTGCGCATTCAGGCGTTGAAGGATGTGCTCTCGGGCCCGCAGCACATGAGTTCCAACATCGGTACAGCAATGCCGCGAGCTCGCGCGATGGCTTCCGGCTTCCCAGAGACAGTGATCCACAAGGACACCGGTGCGCCCGTCCGCTCATGGCGCGGGCGACAGGTCTTCAAACGACTTAAAGCTCACACATACGACAGCCCGACCGGGCTCGCACTGCGGTGGTTTACTGCGTCGACTTTGTTCAACCATTGGTTCCACTCTCCGCTTCCCGCCAATGTCGAACGACCCGAGGTCGAATTCGGCAAGGGCGACGCGAACTGGTGGCGAGTGCCCCTCTACGACAGCGCGCTGGTCAGCGCCGCAGATGGATCAGGAAAGAATGTGTTCGTCCGGGACCGCGTCAAGTTCCGGTCGTTGCTCACGCAGTCGGTGCGCTTGCACGCACGTCTACGAAGGAACTGGAGAAGCTTGCAGGCGCAGTATCGGGCTGCTCTGCCCGAGATGGTGTCAGAGGAGAACTGGCGTCAGATTATCCAGGGTGACAAATGA
- a CDS encoding O-antigen ligase family protein: MSPQRYVVSLLASAGFARAYTLAGLGAVFGTFLIERMTSAVTLATIVIVLAAIGAAVLVTRREELSLLRFAPTSLIGFIALALVSLLWTTSRSGTMTGWLTLLGFTIIAVTVGHVRDTLQTVRALGDTLRWLLTISLGLELLSGVLLDLPLTAFGIEGNLALGGPIQGIFGTRNMLGFVAVVGLITFVIEWRTQSIDRVLGMYSVALGGFLALLSASPSVVVLAAAVGVATTALTIVRHAPAHRRVAVQWILGALVAVALGVAFALRHLIIRLLDAGSDFSTRADLWNVILDYVAQRSATGYGWFGSWAGGQYPVPYINYQLSDHHQSALNAYFDVLLQLGWLGLALFLLLGGVATVRSWLVASVRRSVVYAWTPLLLVTLAVESMFESFTLTGAGWVLLVLCALRAGQTRSWRQNIDDAQTGTIPTLGPQG, translated from the coding sequence ATGAGCCCGCAGCGGTACGTGGTCTCGCTGCTGGCTTCGGCCGGGTTCGCCCGCGCGTACACGCTCGCGGGGCTGGGCGCGGTGTTCGGCACTTTCCTCATCGAACGGATGACCTCCGCGGTCACCCTGGCCACGATCGTCATCGTGCTCGCGGCGATCGGCGCAGCCGTGCTGGTCACCCGCCGCGAGGAGCTGTCGCTGCTGCGCTTCGCACCCACCTCGCTGATCGGCTTCATCGCGCTGGCGCTGGTCAGCCTGCTGTGGACGACCAGCCGCTCGGGCACGATGACCGGCTGGCTGACCCTGTTGGGCTTCACGATCATCGCGGTGACCGTCGGGCACGTGCGGGACACGCTGCAGACCGTGCGCGCCCTGGGTGACACGCTGCGCTGGCTGCTGACGATCTCGCTGGGGCTGGAACTGCTGTCGGGGGTGCTGCTGGACCTGCCGCTCACGGCGTTCGGCATCGAGGGGAACCTCGCGCTCGGCGGCCCGATCCAGGGCATCTTCGGCACACGCAACATGCTGGGGTTCGTCGCCGTCGTCGGCCTGATCACCTTCGTGATCGAATGGCGCACGCAATCGATCGACCGCGTCCTGGGGATGTACTCGGTCGCTCTGGGTGGCTTCCTGGCGCTGCTCTCCGCGTCTCCCTCAGTCGTCGTCCTGGCTGCGGCGGTCGGCGTCGCGACCACCGCACTCACGATCGTCCGCCACGCGCCTGCGCACCGCAGGGTGGCGGTGCAGTGGATCCTCGGTGCCCTGGTCGCCGTCGCGCTGGGGGTGGCGTTCGCGTTGCGCCATCTCATCATCCGGCTTCTGGATGCCGGCTCGGACTTCTCGACGCGCGCCGATCTGTGGAATGTGATCCTGGACTACGTCGCTCAGCGGTCGGCCACCGGGTACGGCTGGTTCGGCTCCTGGGCCGGCGGCCAGTACCCGGTTCCTTACATCAACTATCAGCTCTCCGATCATCACCAGTCGGCGCTGAACGCGTACTTCGACGTGCTGCTGCAGCTCGGCTGGTTGGGACTCGCCCTGTTCCTGCTGCTCGGCGGCGTCGCGACCGTGCGCTCCTGGCTGGTCGCGAGCGTCCGGCGATCGGTCGTCTACGCCTGGACTCCGCTGCTGCTGGTCACGCTAGCGGTGGAGTCGATGTTCGAGAGCTTCACGCTCACCGGCGCCGGGTGGGTGCTGCTGGTGCTGTGCGCTCTGCGCGCCGGGCAGACACGATCGTGGCGCCAGAACATCGACGACGCGCAGACCGGGACGATCCCGACGCTGGGGCCGCAGGGGTAG
- a CDS encoding ABC transporter ATP-binding protein, with protein MPTAIEVKGLGVHFRRNRRGSRSFKDLFAGASRRSRPGEFWALRDVSFSVQPGESIGVVGRNGQGKSTLLRLVAGVLLADEGDVEVHGGVAPLIELTGGFVGDLTVRENVKMTAGLHGMSRAEVAARYDDIIAFAELAGFEDTPYKHLSNGMKVRLAFSVVSQLDEPILLVDEVLAVGDKAFRDKCYKRIDELLADGRTLFFVSHNERDLRRFCTRGLYLDKGALVLDAPIKDVLDRYNADYNTP; from the coding sequence ATGCCGACAGCGATCGAGGTGAAGGGTCTGGGCGTGCACTTCCGCCGCAACCGGCGCGGAAGCCGCAGCTTCAAGGACCTGTTCGCCGGTGCATCCCGTAGGTCGCGGCCGGGAGAGTTCTGGGCGCTTCGAGACGTGAGCTTCTCGGTGCAGCCGGGGGAGTCCATCGGCGTGGTCGGCCGCAACGGCCAGGGCAAGTCCACGCTGCTCAGGCTCGTCGCAGGAGTCCTGCTCGCCGACGAGGGCGACGTCGAGGTGCACGGTGGGGTGGCGCCCCTCATCGAGCTGACGGGCGGCTTCGTCGGAGATCTCACGGTGCGGGAGAACGTCAAGATGACGGCCGGGCTGCACGGGATGTCACGCGCCGAGGTCGCGGCGCGTTACGACGACATCATCGCGTTCGCGGAGCTCGCAGGCTTCGAGGACACCCCCTACAAGCACCTCTCGAACGGCATGAAGGTGCGGCTGGCGTTCTCGGTCGTCTCGCAGCTCGACGAGCCGATCCTGCTCGTGGACGAGGTGCTGGCCGTCGGTGACAAGGCTTTCCGCGACAAGTGCTACAAGCGCATCGACGAGCTGCTGGCGGACGGACGCACGCTGTTCTTCGTCAGCCACAACGAGCGCGACCTGCGTCGCTTCTGCACTCGCGGGCTGTACCTCGACAAGGGGGCGCTCGTACTGGACGCGCCCATCAAAGACGTGCTCGACCGCTACAACGCCGACTACAACACTCCCTGA
- a CDS encoding O-antigen ligase, producing MAVYTRHPVAAPPAAPARETTGHLMVRAYSALCLFAVFAHTAVYNLVGSVGSVVVMAALTLGALGIWVPAIARKRPTRFPWRRLPWVALGYGTLAAVSALWSRWPSATALTWTLMAAVTVVALLVGTMLSWQEIARALSTMLKFILGTSLLMELWVALVVRHPILPNFAEVPAGEIDPVSYWVRGNLFNGGRIQGVVGNAHALAMMCLFALIVFAVLYAAHVRRRGILIGWAALAVILLVKAASTTVYLGVVVILAVLIAALVARAARTPSARRNAYLAFIGIGAVGAAIAVLLRDQVLALFGKGSDLTGRVEIWQAVWDRAITRPVLGNGFSSPWVPWDPAFQGWILNHGITVFHAHDMWLDVFLQLGIVGVVLMAIAWLALLWRAWFFAIDRPRWDLDAERPYSPIALLPLLLTVSLLFEGLAESAPIMLWGWLLLILLSFKMKAVPLIGVGVGERTPVISHGPRTRQVP from the coding sequence ATGGCCGTGTACACCAGACACCCCGTGGCGGCGCCGCCCGCCGCCCCCGCCCGCGAGACGACCGGGCATCTGATGGTGCGCGCGTACAGCGCCCTGTGCCTGTTCGCCGTCTTCGCGCACACCGCGGTGTACAACCTGGTGGGGTCCGTCGGATCCGTGGTCGTGATGGCCGCTCTGACTCTCGGAGCGCTCGGCATCTGGGTTCCCGCAATCGCAAGGAAACGTCCCACCCGGTTCCCGTGGCGGCGCCTGCCCTGGGTCGCGCTCGGGTACGGAACTCTCGCCGCCGTCTCCGCGCTGTGGTCGCGCTGGCCGAGTGCGACGGCGCTGACCTGGACGCTGATGGCGGCCGTGACCGTGGTGGCACTGCTGGTGGGCACCATGCTCTCGTGGCAGGAGATCGCGCGAGCACTTTCGACGATGCTGAAATTCATCCTCGGGACCTCCCTGCTCATGGAACTGTGGGTGGCTCTGGTGGTGCGGCATCCGATCCTGCCGAATTTCGCCGAGGTCCCCGCGGGAGAGATCGACCCGGTCAGCTACTGGGTGCGCGGCAACCTCTTCAACGGCGGCCGGATCCAGGGCGTCGTCGGGAACGCGCACGCGCTGGCGATGATGTGCCTGTTCGCCCTGATCGTCTTCGCGGTGCTGTACGCGGCGCACGTGCGACGGCGCGGGATCCTGATCGGCTGGGCTGCGCTGGCCGTCATCCTGCTGGTCAAGGCGGCTTCCACCACCGTCTACCTGGGCGTCGTGGTGATCCTGGCCGTGCTGATCGCGGCCCTCGTCGCCCGTGCGGCGCGCACCCCCTCCGCCCGGCGGAACGCCTATCTCGCGTTCATCGGCATCGGCGCCGTCGGCGCCGCCATCGCGGTCCTCCTGCGCGACCAGGTGCTTGCGCTGTTCGGCAAGGGATCCGACCTGACCGGACGGGTCGAGATCTGGCAGGCGGTGTGGGATCGGGCCATCACCCGGCCGGTCCTCGGCAACGGGTTCTCCTCGCCCTGGGTGCCCTGGGATCCTGCGTTCCAGGGTTGGATCCTCAACCACGGGATCACCGTGTTCCACGCCCACGACATGTGGCTGGACGTCTTCCTGCAGCTCGGCATCGTGGGCGTGGTGCTCATGGCGATCGCCTGGCTCGCGCTGCTCTGGCGCGCCTGGTTCTTCGCCATCGACCGGCCCCGCTGGGATCTGGATGCCGAGCGGCCCTACTCGCCGATCGCCCTGCTGCCGCTGCTGCTGACAGTCTCCCTGCTGTTCGAGGGCCTGGCCGAGTCGGCACCCATCATGCTCTGGGGCTGGCTGCTGCTGATCCTGCTGTCGTTCAAGATGAAGGCGGTCCCCCTGATCGGAGTGGGCGTCGGCGAGCGCACACCTGTCATCTCGCACGGCCCCCGGACGCGGCAGGTGCCATGA
- a CDS encoding WhiB family transcriptional regulator — MTGYRSDVPENWFVDPVNLGVPGVRRVDAEDDGALAWQVDALCAQTDPEAFFPEKGGSTRDAKRICTSCDVRGECLEYALNNDERFGIWGGLSERERRKLKRRAS, encoded by the coding sequence ATGACGGGTTACCGCTCAGACGTTCCCGAGAATTGGTTCGTCGATCCGGTGAATCTCGGCGTACCGGGTGTACGCCGGGTGGACGCAGAGGATGATGGCGCACTCGCGTGGCAGGTCGATGCACTGTGTGCACAGACCGACCCGGAGGCGTTCTTCCCCGAGAAGGGCGGCTCGACGCGCGATGCCAAGCGCATCTGCACGTCCTGCGATGTACGGGGCGAGTGCCTCGAGTACGCGCTGAACAACGACGAGCGCTTCGGGATCTGGGGTGGGCTCAGCGAGCGCGAGCGACGAAAGCTCAAGCGCCGCGCGAGCTGA
- the manA gene encoding mannose-6-phosphate isomerase, class I, which translates to MLLTITNEPRDYAWGSTSLIAALEGRRPSASPEAEVWFGDHPSDPADVVGGGTLDAVTGGSLPYLLKLLAAADPLSIQVHPTREQAQQGFAREAGMDAADPTRNYRDANHKPELIVALSDRFEALSGLRPVADTLRMLSAFPDAAGVVELREHLASGAEEEALRATIGWLLSGTAQDAVDDVIGALAGAEADGFTEALTAIRTIAERNPGDPGVVVALLMNFVVLRPGEAVFLRAGLLHAYVSGLGVEIMAASDNVLRGGLTPKHIDVDELLSIVDTRPGEVPVQAATGEITAYGIPVPDFALRRIQLDGERSIAVSGPSMALSTAGAIRVGTRSGEAIDVEVGSAVFAPIDVDELVLSGVGEVFIAEPGAGDTPESIQ; encoded by the coding sequence ATGCTTCTCACCATCACCAACGAGCCGCGGGACTATGCGTGGGGCTCGACGTCACTGATTGCGGCGCTCGAAGGTCGTCGGCCGTCCGCATCGCCCGAGGCCGAAGTGTGGTTCGGGGACCACCCGAGCGACCCGGCGGATGTCGTCGGGGGAGGAACTCTCGACGCGGTCACCGGCGGTTCGCTGCCGTACCTGCTGAAGCTGCTCGCCGCCGCGGATCCCCTGTCCATCCAGGTGCACCCCACCAGGGAACAGGCGCAGCAGGGCTTCGCGCGGGAAGCGGGGATGGATGCCGCAGACCCGACCCGCAACTACCGCGACGCCAACCACAAGCCCGAGCTCATCGTGGCGCTGAGCGACCGCTTCGAGGCGCTCAGCGGCCTGCGACCGGTCGCCGACACGCTGCGGATGCTGTCCGCCTTCCCGGACGCGGCCGGCGTGGTGGAACTGCGTGAGCACCTCGCTTCGGGAGCTGAGGAGGAGGCGCTGCGCGCCACCATCGGCTGGCTGCTCTCCGGGACCGCCCAGGATGCCGTCGACGATGTGATCGGAGCCCTCGCCGGCGCCGAGGCCGATGGCTTCACCGAGGCGCTGACCGCCATCCGCACCATCGCCGAGCGCAATCCAGGCGACCCCGGCGTCGTGGTGGCGCTGCTGATGAACTTCGTCGTGCTGCGCCCGGGGGAGGCCGTCTTCCTGCGCGCCGGCCTGCTGCACGCCTATGTGTCGGGCCTGGGCGTGGAGATCATGGCTGCCAGTGACAACGTGCTGCGCGGCGGACTCACCCCGAAGCACATCGACGTCGACGAGCTGCTCTCGATCGTGGACACGCGTCCCGGCGAGGTCCCCGTGCAGGCGGCGACCGGCGAGATCACCGCCTACGGCATCCCGGTTCCGGACTTCGCGCTGCGCCGCATCCAGCTGGACGGGGAGCGCTCGATCGCCGTCTCCGGGCCGAGCATGGCGCTCAGCACGGCGGGTGCGATCCGTGTGGGGACCAGGTCCGGCGAGGCCATCGACGTGGAGGTCGGCTCGGCCGTCTTCGCGCCGATCGACGTCGATGAGCTGGTGCTCTCGGGCGTCGGCGAGGTATTCATCGCGGAACCGGGTGCCGGCGACACGCCGGAAAGCATCCAATGA
- a CDS encoding glycosyltransferase has translation MKSADFDPASAAIVIVTFNRSHLLSGLLTSIRSMDPKPGRVVVIDNASADDTTAVVESFRADIGTEIVYRRLETNTGGSGGFSEGMRTAYDLGAEWIWMMDDDVEVLPDGLARMGSWSHRFKSIQGRRYDYDGSEFYWQYRVADRMGIPIPFAPSKFDASGFKEMNSGCFEGMFIHRSIVQQIGLPDPRFFIYWDDQMYGWLASRLTTAVIVDEFVLRRTREIKQWDMGIRHMNASSNAYRYYIMRNRGFIKQYYRVHDAYSPVLFGLGTTATFFKELIRLVFVERTARGTSNLFRGLRDGGKIGRDRSWQPMPALEA, from the coding sequence ATGAAGTCCGCTGATTTCGACCCCGCCTCGGCGGCGATCGTGATCGTCACCTTCAACCGCTCGCATCTGCTGAGCGGACTGCTCACCAGCATCCGCTCCATGGATCCGAAGCCCGGACGCGTCGTCGTGATCGACAACGCCTCCGCCGATGACACCACCGCGGTCGTCGAGTCGTTCCGTGCGGACATCGGCACCGAGATCGTGTACCGGCGATTGGAGACGAACACCGGCGGCTCCGGTGGATTCAGCGAGGGGATGCGGACGGCGTACGACCTGGGTGCGGAGTGGATCTGGATGATGGACGACGACGTCGAGGTGCTCCCCGACGGTCTCGCCAGGATGGGCAGCTGGTCGCACCGCTTCAAGAGCATCCAGGGCCGCCGCTACGACTACGACGGCAGCGAGTTCTACTGGCAGTACCGCGTCGCCGACCGCATGGGTATCCCGATCCCGTTCGCGCCGTCGAAGTTCGACGCGTCCGGCTTCAAGGAGATGAACAGCGGATGCTTCGAGGGCATGTTCATCCACCGTTCGATCGTGCAGCAGATCGGCCTGCCCGACCCGCGGTTCTTCATCTACTGGGATGACCAGATGTACGGATGGCTGGCCTCGCGCCTGACCACCGCCGTGATCGTCGACGAGTTCGTGCTGCGACGCACCCGCGAGATCAAGCAGTGGGACATGGGCATCCGGCATATGAACGCCTCCAGCAACGCGTACCGCTACTACATCATGCGCAATCGCGGGTTCATCAAGCAGTACTACCGCGTGCACGATGCGTACAGTCCTGTGCTGTTCGGGCTCGGAACGACCGCCACGTTCTTCAAGGAGCTCATCCGGCTGGTCTTCGTCGAGCGCACCGCGCGCGGCACCAGCAACCTGTTCCGTGGTCTCCGCGACGGCGGGAAGATCGGACGCGACCGCAGCTGGCAGCCTATGCCGGCGCTCGAGGCATGA